The proteins below come from a single Chryseobacterium bernardetii genomic window:
- a CDS encoding DUF6443 domain-containing protein, protein MRKIIILIKIFTCIGVTYAQSSPSTEENYIQEKKYLEPVNVSSSTAKQINKIQYFNRLGAPKQTINVKGSPKGRDIVKHIEYDNSGRKIKNFLPVPQSSTQNGAIYSSPLSNATDPEIYGSEKIYSETVIENSPLNRIKQEKPLGIAWDGKSVQFGYDVNIFEDYVRKYETITEWDPINKVYKSSVKLLQYYDANQLYKNTIIDEDGNKSIKFKNSKEQIILVRKILSSTENADTYYVYDDYDRLVYVIPPLASAPTVEPSTLEKLYYEYKYDNKGRLVEKKIPGKGWEYIIYDKQNRKVLTQDPALRTLENSFKKKGWLFNKYDKFGRIVYTGFFANTSTRVDLQTAINNMTANPGNNEERSTAPFSINGMDVYYTKNAFPTESMTILSINYYDTYQSYSFNPVFPSSILGANTLTDNSIGNILSTKNLPVMSFVKNIEDDSWTKNYTYYDNKARIIGTHSINHLGGYTKTESRLDFVGVVQTVITKHKRLETDQERVITENFEYDNQNRLLVHKHQVDANAVEILTQNKYNELTQLESKKIGGTDIINPLQTVDYRYNIRGWLTKINDPSNLNGKLFGYEIKYNNPLNSTNSPGRFNGNIAEIDWRNSSEDILKRYNYQYDSLNRLKNGFYSEPNATNPANGNFDEYLTYDLNGNINTLKRNAIPVSGGTSTLVDNLEYKYTGNRLNQVIESAMNDAGYEGGNNMIDYDANGNMTTMNDKGIYSIVYNYLNLPNSYSIQDNKFGLPMYIGLSYLYRADGTKLRKIYSSRPVRGSTSYTTTDYLDGFQYTYREGDGICITCRTESAFEQQAYGSISKVFPDLELPPRWILDFVPTAEGFYSFTENRYIYQYKDHLDNARVSFAKNSAGVLEVTDTNDYYPFGLNHISGMFSLSNFGGLYSYKYNGKELQETGMYDYGARFYMPDLGRWSVIDPRSQYTHEAYSYVWNNPIKFADPTGMQGELIGKCPPECPEGVSAINVLPSGESETQIQEITFTGQAGNKNSGPGSLAMMALYVSQVDSPAPGPADIVAAVMLATAGVWWTYNHLSTPTTGYTTIADPGAGYGSMKTEDAAEEDVNGTDVPQEDGENSLYESKTGKRAVNNRETNISQGEFEKNLEESGFEKTTSSDGERTTYSKDGKSYTVRRNSKEGSPTADFRKSPDGKGKTDIKIRLKP, encoded by the coding sequence ATGAGAAAAATTATAATTTTAATTAAAATTTTTACTTGTATTGGAGTAACATATGCGCAAAGTTCTCCAAGTACAGAAGAAAATTATATACAAGAAAAGAAGTATTTGGAACCTGTTAATGTGAGTAGTTCAACAGCTAAGCAAATTAATAAGATACAATATTTTAACAGATTAGGAGCACCTAAACAAACCATTAATGTGAAGGGATCTCCAAAAGGAAGAGATATAGTAAAACATATAGAATATGATAATTCTGGAAGGAAAATCAAAAACTTTCTTCCAGTTCCACAAAGTTCTACACAGAATGGAGCTATTTACTCTAGTCCCTTAAGTAATGCTACTGATCCGGAAATTTACGGAAGTGAGAAAATATACTCTGAAACAGTAATAGAAAACTCACCTTTAAACAGAATAAAACAGGAAAAACCGCTAGGAATTGCTTGGGATGGGAAATCAGTACAATTTGGTTATGATGTTAATATTTTTGAAGATTATGTAAGAAAATACGAAACAATTACAGAATGGGATCCGATAAATAAAGTTTATAAATCTTCGGTAAAGCTTCTTCAATATTATGATGCAAATCAATTATATAAAAACACTATAATTGATGAGGATGGAAATAAAAGCATTAAATTTAAAAATAGTAAAGAGCAAATAATATTAGTTAGAAAGATATTGAGCTCTACTGAAAATGCTGATACTTATTATGTTTATGATGATTATGACCGATTAGTATATGTAATTCCACCACTTGCCTCTGCACCAACTGTTGAGCCTAGTACACTTGAAAAACTTTATTATGAGTATAAGTATGATAACAAAGGTAGATTGGTAGAAAAGAAAATACCAGGTAAAGGGTGGGAGTATATTATCTATGATAAGCAAAACAGAAAGGTACTAACTCAAGATCCAGCTTTACGAACATTAGAAAATAGCTTTAAAAAGAAAGGTTGGTTATTTAATAAGTATGATAAATTTGGAAGGATTGTCTATACAGGATTTTTTGCTAATACATCTACTAGAGTAGATTTGCAAACTGCCATAAATAACATGACAGCTAATCCTGGGAATAATGAAGAAAGAAGTACTGCTCCGTTTTCAATAAATGGGATGGATGTGTATTACACTAAAAATGCTTTTCCAACAGAGAGTATGACTATACTAAGTATAAACTATTATGACACTTATCAATCCTATAGTTTTAATCCTGTTTTTCCATCTAGCATATTGGGTGCAAATACACTAACAGATAATTCTATTGGTAATATTTTAAGTACTAAGAATTTACCAGTAATGAGTTTTGTTAAAAATATTGAAGATGATAGCTGGACAAAGAATTATACTTATTATGACAATAAGGCCAGAATAATTGGTACACATTCTATTAATCATCTGGGCGGTTATACTAAAACAGAATCTAGGCTGGATTTTGTAGGAGTAGTCCAAACTGTAATCACTAAGCATAAAAGGCTGGAAACAGATCAGGAAAGGGTAATCACAGAAAATTTTGAATATGATAACCAAAACAGACTGCTCGTACATAAACACCAGGTAGACGCCAACGCTGTTGAAATCCTTACCCAGAACAAGTATAATGAACTTACCCAGCTTGAATCTAAAAAAATAGGTGGAACGGATATTATTAATCCTTTACAAACAGTAGATTACAGATATAATATCAGAGGGTGGTTGACTAAAATCAATGATCCTTCTAATCTGAATGGAAAATTATTTGGATATGAAATAAAGTACAATAATCCATTAAACTCCACAAATTCACCTGGCAGATTTAATGGAAATATTGCAGAGATAGACTGGAGAAATTCTTCAGAAGATATTTTGAAAAGATATAATTATCAGTATGATTCCCTGAATCGTTTAAAAAATGGCTTCTACTCAGAACCTAATGCCACTAATCCTGCTAATGGTAATTTTGATGAATACCTTACTTATGACCTGAACGGAAATATCAATACCTTGAAAAGAAATGCGATTCCTGTATCGGGAGGAACCTCTACTTTGGTAGATAACCTGGAGTATAAATACACAGGAAACCGTTTGAATCAAGTTATAGAATCTGCCATGAATGATGCAGGGTATGAAGGCGGGAATAATATGATTGATTATGATGCAAATGGAAATATGACCACTATGAATGATAAGGGGATCTATTCTATTGTTTATAATTATTTAAATTTACCCAACTCCTATTCAATTCAGGATAACAAGTTTGGGCTTCCTATGTATATAGGTCTGAGCTATCTTTACCGTGCAGACGGAACTAAGCTTAGAAAAATCTATTCAAGCAGACCTGTAAGAGGTTCAACCAGTTACACTACAACTGATTATTTAGATGGGTTTCAGTATACTTATAGAGAAGGTGACGGAATATGTATAACCTGTCGTACAGAGTCTGCTTTTGAACAACAGGCTTATGGAAGTATCAGTAAAGTTTTTCCTGATCTGGAACTCCCCCCAAGATGGATACTGGATTTTGTACCTACAGCGGAAGGTTTTTACAGTTTCACAGAAAACCGTTATATTTACCAGTATAAAGATCATTTAGACAATGCCAGGGTAAGTTTTGCCAAAAACAGTGCAGGAGTTCTTGAAGTAACAGATACAAACGACTATTATCCATTTGGGTTAAACCACATCTCAGGAATGTTTAGTCTTTCTAATTTTGGAGGATTGTATAGTTACAAATACAATGGTAAGGAATTGCAGGAGACTGGAATGTATGATTATGGCGCAAGATTCTATATGCCGGATTTGGGAAGATGGAGTGTAATTGATCCAAGGAGTCAATATACTCATGAAGCATATAGTTACGTTTGGAATAACCCAATAAAGTTTGCTGATCCAACAGGTATGCAAGGTGAATTGATTGGAAAGTGCCCGCCTGAATGTCCAGAGGGAGTTAGTGCAATTAATGTACTTCCAAGTGGAGAGAGTGAAACTCAGATTCAGGAAATAACCTTTACAGGTCAAGCAGGAAACAAGAATTCTGGACCTGGTAGTTTAGCAATGATGGCCCTATATGTCTCACAAGTTGATTCTCCGGCACCTGGACCCGCAGATATAGTAGCAGCTGTAATGTTGGCAACAGCGGGGGTTTGGTGGACATACAATCATCTTAGTACACCAACTACAGGATATACTACCATTGCAGATCCTGGTGCTGGTTATGGTAGCATGAAAACAGAAGATGCAGCTGAAGAAGATGTGAATGGAACAGATGTTCCTCAAGAAGATGGAGAAAATTCGCTTTATGAATCAAAGACTGGTAAAAGAGCTGTTAACAACAGGGAAACGAATATCTCTCAGGGAGAGTTTGAAAAGAATTTAGAAGAATCCGGATTTGAAAAAACAACTTCTTCAGATGGAGAGAGAACTACTTATTCGAAAGACGGAAAATCTTATACGGTGAGACGGAATAGTAAAGAAGGAAGCCCAACAGCAGATTTTAGAAAAAGTCCTGATGGAAAAGGAAAAACAGACATTAAAATAAGATTAAAACCATAA
- a CDS encoding XRE family transcriptional regulator yields the protein MSTFADNIRFLRGKRGLSQHAFASDILIISRDRYSKYESGRSEAPYDVLIKISKYFNVSIDLLLTVDIRKYPLEDILKLPDNRIVLPVVVDQLGNNSIEIVPQKASMGYLSGYSDPEYIEGLQRITLPFLTNGKYRAFPAQGDSMPPFKDGSYIIGKYVENIEDLKPGKSYIFVTFNDGISYKRFNAKKKKSIIVAADNPFYQPYDIPLEDIVEIWQYASGIFPEDFEPDNRDHNVKDMFLELRKDIQRLENVAFNVNKQSHKKV from the coding sequence ATGTCAACTTTTGCAGATAATATAAGGTTTTTGAGAGGTAAGCGAGGCCTATCCCAACATGCTTTTGCTAGTGATATTCTGATCATCAGCAGAGATCGGTACTCCAAATACGAAAGTGGTCGCTCAGAAGCGCCCTACGACGTTTTAATAAAAATTTCGAAGTACTTCAATGTAAGTATTGATCTACTTCTTACTGTTGATATTCGAAAATATCCATTGGAAGATATCCTGAAACTTCCTGATAATAGAATTGTCTTACCTGTTGTGGTAGACCAATTAGGAAACAACAGCATCGAAATCGTTCCGCAGAAAGCATCAATGGGCTATTTATCCGGCTACAGCGATCCAGAATATATTGAAGGATTGCAAAGAATTACACTTCCTTTTTTAACTAACGGAAAATACAGGGCTTTTCCAGCTCAAGGGGATTCCATGCCTCCTTTTAAAGATGGATCTTATATTATCGGAAAGTATGTTGAAAATATTGAAGATCTAAAACCTGGCAAAAGCTACATATTTGTTACCTTCAATGATGGGATTTCTTATAAAAGATTCAATGCTAAGAAGAAAAAATCAATTATCGTAGCAGCTGATAATCCTTTTTATCAGCCTTATGATATTCCATTAGAAGACATTGTGGAGATATGGCAATATGCTTCGGGTATATTTCCAGAGGATTTTGAACCTGACAACAGAGATCATAACGTAAAAGACATGTTTCTGGAACTACGAAAAGATATTCAGAGATTAGAAAATGTAGCATTTAACGTCAACAAACAATCTCATAAAAAAGTCTAA
- the dinB gene encoding DNA polymerase IV: MNRAIVHMDLDTFFVSCERRNNSQLQGIPLIIGGGDRGVVASCSYEARKFGVRSAMPIRMAVRLCPDAKVIRGDHEMYSNLSHTVTEIIQGKVPLMEKASIDEFYLDLSGMDKFFGCYQWTKEIAETITKETGLPISFALSTNKTVSKIGTGEAKPVGRMEIKELEVQPFLNPLSIKKIPMVGDKTFQLLSRIGIRTIHTLSEMPVLVLQQMIGANGKELWKKANGIDENPVIPYSERKSISTERTFSNDTMDIIELKRLISGMAEQLAYQLRHEKWLTSTVVVKIRYANFDTETKQCKVSYTSADHTLSRVALELFNKAYTRRMRLRLVGLRFTGLVHGNHQMNLFEDTEEQMSLYQTMDYIKNRFGSDAVGRASGFDFGK; this comes from the coding sequence GTGAACCGGGCAATTGTACATATGGATCTTGATACATTCTTTGTATCCTGTGAGAGACGTAATAACTCTCAGCTTCAAGGTATTCCTCTTATCATAGGAGGTGGAGACCGTGGAGTAGTTGCTTCTTGTTCCTATGAAGCAAGAAAGTTTGGAGTTCGTTCAGCAATGCCAATCCGTATGGCAGTGAGATTGTGTCCTGATGCAAAAGTGATCCGGGGCGATCATGAAATGTACTCAAATTTATCTCATACCGTAACTGAAATTATACAGGGGAAAGTTCCACTGATGGAGAAAGCAAGTATTGATGAGTTTTATCTGGACTTATCAGGAATGGATAAGTTTTTTGGATGCTATCAATGGACAAAAGAAATCGCTGAGACCATTACTAAAGAGACAGGCCTTCCAATAAGCTTTGCACTATCAACGAATAAGACTGTTTCAAAAATTGGTACAGGAGAAGCTAAGCCTGTAGGCAGAATGGAAATCAAAGAATTGGAAGTGCAACCATTTTTAAATCCTTTATCCATTAAAAAAATTCCAATGGTGGGTGACAAGACTTTCCAGTTGCTATCAAGAATAGGGATCCGGACGATTCATACCTTATCTGAAATGCCGGTACTTGTTCTGCAGCAAATGATTGGTGCCAACGGGAAAGAACTTTGGAAAAAAGCCAACGGAATTGATGAGAATCCTGTTATTCCTTATTCTGAAAGAAAGTCTATTTCAACTGAAAGGACTTTTTCCAATGATACTATGGATATTATCGAGCTAAAACGATTGATTTCAGGAATGGCAGAACAGTTAGCCTATCAATTGAGACATGAAAAATGGCTGACTTCTACAGTGGTGGTAAAAATAAGATATGCCAATTTCGATACGGAAACCAAGCAATGCAAAGTATCTTATACTTCTGCAGATCACACCTTGTCAAGAGTTGCTCTGGAACTGTTCAATAAGGCGTATACCAGAAGAATGAGGCTTCGTTTGGTAGGGCTTCGTTTTACAGGTCTTGTTCATGGAAATCACCAGATGAATCTGTTTGAAGATACTGAGGAGCAGATGAGTTTATATCAAACCATGGATTATATCAAAAACCGTTTCGGATCCGATGCTGTAGGACGGGCATCCGGTTTTGATTTCGGAAAATAA
- a CDS encoding DNA polymerase III subunit alpha — MFINCHSFHSLRYGTLSIEELVKQAYESGAKELVLTDINTVTGIYDFKKECEKFNIKPIPGIEVRKDGKLLYVGIAKRFSGIGEINKVITGHNCDDKELSEIAPEFKEVLIVYPMSNIPSELKANEYIGVRMEELNFLIRPEYERYISKMVIFHPITFSTDEEYELHKILRAIDNNTLLSKLTKRDACRRSEYFIAKQQIVKAFERYPQIIENTKNILVECYFEFDFKEVKNKKFYTKSKEDDLKLLRRLAYAGLEKRYGLNHEIAKKRVEKELKVIDELNFCSYFLITWDIVCYSNSMGFMHVGRGSGANSIVSYCLGITDICPLELDLYFERFLNLNRKTPPDFDIDWSWQNRDTILEYIFDRYGKDHVAFCGTNVEFKYKSIFREVGKVFGLPKEELDDLTSKSMERHDQNSVVELAQRYGKLLEKFPNQRSMHACGILISEEPITNYTALEMPPKGFPIVQFDMNVAEDIGLEKFDILSQRGLGTINDTVNLIKKTRGITVDIRNTKLSKDEEKSNKYLSIGRTIGCFYIESPAMRGLLRRLKCDNYRTLVAASSIIRPGVAQSGMMREYIFRHNHPQRFEYFHSIFEEHLKETYGIMVYQEDVLKIAQYFGGLSLADGDILRRAMSGKGRSIEKLREVKANFFDSCRKLGHSEPLTAEAYRQIESFAGYSFCKAHSASYAVESYQSLYLKVYYPLEFMVSVINNQGGFYRTEVYIHEAKMSGGNIQTPCVNASEYQTTLKGTDIYLGLMLLEGLETKVAHGIVEQREQNGEYKSLEDFIRRIPIGIETVQILIFIGAFRFTGKPKNELLVEARILLVNFKPEQRGLMLIEEPVQEFKLPQLKREQFEDAFDEIELIGFPISCSPFDLLKTKYRGSVFVKDLLQYHKRQVKMLAYLIARKHVPTKKGTMYFGTWIDVNGDYFDTAHFPDSLKKYDFQGGGCYLLLGTVEVDFHFPTITIHKMAKMPMIPDPRYAYDKEKQYDIHRQIKEDVSMTYRKPYPQAHESGLLRSKFRSS, encoded by the coding sequence ATGTTTATTAACTGTCATTCTTTTCATAGCCTTCGTTATGGAACTTTATCCATCGAGGAATTGGTAAAACAAGCGTATGAATCAGGAGCCAAAGAACTGGTATTGACTGATATCAATACAGTAACCGGAATTTATGATTTTAAAAAAGAATGTGAAAAGTTTAATATAAAACCCATTCCCGGGATTGAAGTTAGAAAGGATGGTAAACTTCTTTATGTAGGTATTGCCAAAAGATTTTCAGGAATTGGTGAGATCAACAAAGTCATTACAGGTCATAACTGTGATGATAAAGAACTATCTGAAATAGCTCCTGAATTTAAGGAGGTATTAATTGTTTATCCGATGAGTAATATTCCCTCAGAATTGAAAGCCAATGAATATATAGGAGTAAGAATGGAGGAATTGAATTTCCTGATCCGTCCTGAATATGAAAGGTATATTTCTAAAATGGTTATTTTTCATCCTATCACTTTTAGTACTGATGAAGAATATGAACTGCATAAGATCCTAAGAGCAATTGATAATAATACTTTGCTTTCTAAACTTACCAAAAGAGATGCTTGCCGCAGATCTGAATATTTTATTGCTAAGCAGCAAATTGTAAAAGCATTTGAAAGATACCCTCAGATTATTGAAAATACAAAGAATATTCTTGTTGAATGCTATTTTGAATTTGATTTTAAAGAAGTTAAGAACAAGAAATTTTATACAAAATCAAAAGAAGATGATTTGAAACTTCTCCGCAGATTAGCTTATGCAGGGTTGGAAAAAAGATATGGATTAAACCATGAAATTGCTAAAAAGAGAGTAGAAAAAGAACTGAAGGTTATCGATGAGCTTAACTTTTGTTCCTATTTTCTTATTACTTGGGATATTGTGTGTTATAGCAATAGCATGGGGTTTATGCATGTGGGAAGAGGAAGTGGTGCCAATTCCATTGTCAGTTATTGTCTAGGAATCACAGACATTTGCCCTCTGGAACTTGATCTTTACTTTGAACGGTTTCTTAACCTTAATCGTAAGACCCCTCCAGATTTTGATATTGACTGGAGTTGGCAAAACAGAGATACAATCTTAGAATATATTTTCGACAGATATGGAAAAGACCATGTTGCATTTTGTGGAACTAATGTTGAGTTTAAGTACAAATCAATTTTTAGGGAAGTTGGAAAAGTATTTGGCCTACCGAAGGAAGAACTGGATGACTTGACAAGCAAATCAATGGAAAGGCATGATCAAAATTCTGTAGTGGAATTGGCGCAGAGGTATGGTAAGTTATTGGAAAAATTTCCTAACCAAAGAAGCATGCATGCTTGTGGAATATTGATTTCAGAAGAACCAATCACCAATTATACAGCATTAGAAATGCCTCCCAAAGGATTTCCAATTGTTCAATTCGATATGAATGTTGCGGAAGACATCGGTTTGGAAAAGTTTGATATTCTTTCCCAAAGAGGATTGGGAACAATTAATGACACTGTGAATCTCATTAAAAAAACAAGAGGAATTACCGTAGATATTCGAAATACAAAATTATCGAAGGATGAAGAGAAATCCAATAAGTATCTATCGATAGGAAGAACTATTGGGTGTTTTTATATTGAATCTCCAGCAATGCGAGGACTTTTAAGAAGGTTAAAATGTGATAATTATAGAACATTGGTTGCTGCTTCCTCTATCATCCGTCCCGGAGTTGCCCAAAGTGGCATGATGCGTGAATACATATTCAGGCACAATCATCCTCAACGATTTGAATATTTTCATTCCATATTTGAAGAGCACCTGAAGGAAACTTATGGCATTATGGTATATCAAGAAGATGTTCTGAAGATTGCACAGTATTTTGGAGGACTATCTCTAGCTGATGGAGATATTTTACGCAGGGCAATGAGTGGAAAAGGCCGTTCAATTGAGAAACTCAGAGAGGTTAAAGCGAATTTTTTTGATTCCTGCAGAAAGCTTGGGCATTCTGAACCATTAACTGCTGAAGCTTACAGACAGATTGAGTCTTTTGCCGGATATTCTTTCTGTAAGGCTCACTCAGCTTCCTACGCTGTGGAGAGCTACCAGAGTCTTTATTTAAAGGTATATTATCCGCTGGAGTTTATGGTTTCTGTGATTAATAACCAGGGAGGCTTTTACCGTACAGAAGTATATATTCATGAAGCAAAAATGTCAGGAGGGAATATTCAGACTCCGTGTGTTAATGCCAGTGAATATCAAACAACCCTTAAAGGAACAGATATTTACTTGGGGCTGATGCTTCTGGAAGGACTGGAAACAAAAGTTGCTCATGGTATTGTTGAACAACGTGAGCAAAATGGAGAGTACAAGTCTCTGGAAGATTTTATCAGACGCATTCCTATTGGTATTGAAACTGTACAGATTCTGATCTTTATTGGTGCATTCAGATTTACGGGTAAGCCCAAAAATGAGCTATTGGTTGAAGCCCGGATATTATTAGTGAATTTTAAACCTGAACAAAGAGGACTTATGCTGATTGAGGAGCCTGTTCAAGAATTCAAGCTTCCACAATTAAAAAGAGAACAGTTTGAGGATGCTTTTGATGAAATCGAGCTGATAGGCTTTCCTATTTCTTGCAGCCCATTTGATTTACTAAAGACCAAATATAGAGGATCTGTTTTTGTAAAAGATTTACTTCAATATCATAAGAGACAAGTAAAAATGTTAGCTTATCTTATTGCAAGAAAACATGTCCCAACGAAAAAGGGGACCATGTATTTTGGTACATGGATCGATGTGAATGGTGATTATTTTGATACAGCCCATTTTCCTGATAGTTTGAAAAAATACGACTTTCAAGGCGGAGGATGCTATTTATTATTAGGAACAGTAGAAGTTGATTTTCATTTTCCAACCATTACCATTCACAAGATGGCCAAAATGCCAATGATTCCTGATCCTAGATATGCTTATGATAAGGAGAAGCAATATGATATCCACAGACAGATTAAAGAAGATGTCAGTATGACTTATAGAAAACCTTACCCGCAGGCTCATGAGAGTGGTTTATTAAGAAGCAAATTTCGTTCATCTTGA
- a CDS encoding superinfection immunity protein: protein MIQVLTATTTQQEEGGALFLKIILFIYFLPSMIALIRLPFIKFKFITVLMINTFFGWSVYGWWIAFYKATSSAKG, encoded by the coding sequence ATGATACAAGTTTTGACCGCAACAACTACCCAACAGGAAGAAGGAGGAGCATTATTTTTAAAAATAATTCTGTTTATATATTTCCTTCCTTCAATGATAGCTTTAATTAGATTACCATTTATAAAATTTAAATTCATTACGGTGTTAATGATTAACACATTTTTTGGATGGAGTGTTTATGGATGGTGGATAGCCTTTTACAAAGCAACATCAAGCGCAAAAGGATAA